GCGGCGACGAGCGGCGGCTCCGCGACCCAGCCCATCCCCGTCTGGAGGATCGGATGATCGCAGCCGAGAAGCTCGGTCACGCGGGTCTGCAGGGGGTTCGGCAATGTGGACTCCGGGAAGGAGGGTGGCTCCGGCTTCGTCGAGCCGTCGGGTTCACTCCGGGTTCGGGACTTCCCGCCCGAGGACGCCCTTGGGGTCGATCTTCTCGCGAATCAGGGCGATCTCGTCGGCGGTCGGCAGTCGGGTTTCCGGGACGTCGCCCTCGATCACGAGCTCGAAGCCGGTGTTCTCGACCACCTGGTCGACGGTCACGCCGGGGTGCAGCGACTTGAGGCGCATGCGCTTGTCCGGGGTCTCGAAGTCGTAGACCGCGAGGTTGGAGATCACGAAGCGGACGTCGTGGCCCTGAGTGGATGCCGCCGGAAGCTTCGCCGCCCGGTCGTGGCCCACGCCGGAGACGACGTCGACCTCGGGCACGAACACCTTGGCGGTCTGATTCGCGACCCAGTAGCTGGTCGTATGCGAGATCGTATTGCCCGGCGCACCGCGCATGCCGAGGAGCTGGGCCTTCGGCTTCGCGTGCTCGCCGATGCAGGCGAAGTTCTGGTTGCCGAACTGGTCGATCTGGCTCGCCGCCATGATGACGTGACGATTGCCGTTCCAGAGATGGTCGAAGACGGTCCGGAAGGGCAGCCAGGCCTCGACGATCTGCTCGTGGCCTTCGCCGGAGACCGGGTTCGGCATGTCGACGACGGTGCAGATCCCGTCGGTCATGAGCAGGTCGGGCTCGAAGGTCATCTTGGCCAGTCGGGCGCCGATCGCAGGCGCCGTGCCGAAGCAGCTCGCCAGGATCTCGCCGTTGCCCCGGAAGGCGTCGGCACACGCGACTGCACAGATTTCACCGCGGGTTGCTGCGTCGCTCATCGGTTTCGCACCGCCTCCTGGTAGTCGGCCTCGGTCTCGACGTCGAGGTACTTCGCCTTGAACGCCTCCCAGGCGTCGGGGTCTTTCGCCGTCGCGGCGTATTCCTTCTGGAACGCTTCGTCGCGTCCGTAGTCGGTCGGGCACTCGGTGAAGTGCGCGCCGTTCGGCGCTTCGATCACGCCGTCGACCATCGTGCGGTTGATGATCCGCGTCTGGAGGGGGCCTTCGTTGGCCATGGCCGCCGTGTCCATGATCTTCTCGACGGTCATGAACCGCTTCTTCGCCGCGCGGCAGTACATGTCGTCGAAGTAGGGGTCGGGGCCCAGGTACTGGCCGTTGCCCCGCACGTCGCCGCGGTTCATGTGGATGAAGGCCACGTCGAGCTCGAGCGCCGGCATCGCCACCAGCTCCTCGCCGTCGGCACCGTCGGGACCAGCGTAGGGCGACTTCACCATCTTGAAGTCCGGGTTGATGTCGAGGACGGACGAGCCCATGCCGCTTCGCGTGGGCAGGA
Above is a genomic segment from bacterium containing:
- a CDS encoding acyl CoA--acetate/3-ketoacid CoA transferase subunit alpha; translated protein: MDKRTTEQEAVAELRDGMTIGIGGWGSRRKPMSIVREILRSPVKDLTVVTYGGPDVGLLCNYGKVEKLIYGFVSLDSIPLEPHFRKARQAGAIEAAELDEGMLQWGLLAASHKLPFLPTRSGMGSSVLDINPDFKMVKSPYAGPDGADGEELVAMPALELDVAFIHMNRGDVRGNGQYLGPDPYFDDMYCRAAKKRFMTVEKIMDTAAMANEGPLQTRIINRTMVDGVIEAPNGAHFTECPTDYGRDEAFQKEYAATAKDPDAWEAFKAKYLDVETEADYQEAVRNR
- a CDS encoding CoA-transferase, with product MSDAATRGEICAVACADAFRGNGEILASCFGTAPAIGARLAKMTFEPDLLMTDGICTVVDMPNPVSGEGHEQIVEAWLPFRTVFDHLWNGNRHVIMAASQIDQFGNQNFACIGEHAKPKAQLLGMRGAPGNTISHTTSYWVANQTAKVFVPEVDVVSGVGHDRAAKLPAASTQGHDVRFVISNLAVYDFETPDKRMRLKSLHPGVTVDQVVENTGFELVIEGDVPETRLPTADEIALIREKIDPKGVLGREVPNPE